In one Bactrocera tryoni isolate S06 chromosome 5, CSIRO_BtryS06_freeze2, whole genome shotgun sequence genomic region, the following are encoded:
- the LOC120777437 gene encoding odorant receptor 63a-like isoform X3 gives MLVIFGVTNNSLVNNTRTVENNMFWDIQIILIASSLLSLLAHWWYLKRHIDSIPLIAETVFTALQIGMAAIKMIYFFFTHRTFYRLLDQTLTHEIIRKIEILTDFPIDRQLKQEIDDIMTRVWRNTRRLFLFYFCCCVGIIANYFFTAFFVNLYHQLKQTPNYEFFLPVPALYPFWEKKGMAFPYYPIQMYMTGAALYVSGLGAVSFEGVFMVLCQHAVALVKVHNLLVQHATSPQIPAERRLEYLRYLIITYRRVSKYLQEIKTIFRHISLVQFLLSLIVMGFVLFEISYGLEASIVILIRMIMYISASISQITIYCYHGQALTSACEEIPLAYYNCDWYGENKSFKNLILMMIMRTNKEFNMEVSWFTLMNLTTLISLLRASGSYFLLLQNLQED, from the exons ATGTTGGTTATTTTTGGCGTTACAAACAACAGTTTGGTGAACAACACTAGAACAGTTGAGAACAACATGTTTTGGGA TATCCAAATTATTTTGATAGCAAGCAGCCTTCTCTCGCTCCTTGCCCACTGGTGGTATCTCAAGCGACATATTGACAGCATACCACTTATAGCTGAG ACCGTTTTCACTGCTTTGCAAATTGGCATGGCCGCCATTAAAATGatatatttcttcttcactCATCGTACCTTCTACCGTCTGCTGGATCAGACTTTAACACATGAAATAATACGCAAAATAGAAATACTTACTG ATTTTCCAATAGATCGGCAGTTGAAGCAAGAGATCGATGACATAATGACTCGAGTTTGGCGCAACACTCGAcgtctatttttattttatttttgttgttgtgttggtaTTATTGCCAATTACTTTTTTACCGCCTTCTTCGTGAATCTCTATCATCAACTGAAGCAAACACCCAATTATGAGTTCTTTCTGC CTGTTCCGGCACTGTACCCATTTTGGGAAAAGAAGGGCATGGCATTTCCCTACTATcctatacaaatgtatatgacCGGTGCTGCGCTCTATGTTTCAGGCCTAG GTGCGGTGAGCTTCGAAGGCGTCTTTATGGTGCTATGTCAGCATGCAGTTGCTTTAGTGAAGGTCCACAATTTGTTGGTGCAACACGCCACTTCGCCACAGATACCGGCTGAGAGGCGGCTAGAGTACCTGCGATATCTCATAATTACGTATCGCCGCGTAAGCAA GTATTTGCAagaaatcaaaacaattttcaGGCACATCAGTTTGGTACAGTTCTTGCTTAGCTTGATTGTAATGGGCTTTGTGTTATTCGAGATTAGTTATGGGTTG gaaGCCAGCATAGTTATCCTCATACGTATGATCATGTATATATCGGCTTCAATATCTCAAATCACTATATACTGCTATCATGGTCAGGCACTAACTAGCGCG tGCGAAGAAATCCCACTGGCTTATTACAATTGCGATTGGTATGGCGAGAACAAATCCTTCAAAAACCTCATACTAATGATGATTATGCGAACAAATAAAGAGTTTAATATGGAAGTATCATGGTTTACTCTAATGAACTTGACCACCTTGATTTCT ttgCTAAGAGCGAGTGGATCCTACTTTTTACTATTGCAAAATCTTCAAGaagattaa
- the LOC120777437 gene encoding odorant receptor 63a-like isoform X1 has translation MILENKEELYKRNYNSIKVLFRVSYTLGVNLTAPDKFKDSLKIIQIILIASSLLSLLAHWWYLKRHIDSIPLIAETVFTALQIGMAAIKMIYFFFTHRTFYRLLDQTLTHEIIRKIEILTDFPIDRQLKQEIDDIMTRVWRNTRRLFLFYFCCCVGIIANYFFTAFFVNLYHQLKQTPNYEFFLPVPALYPFWEKKGMAFPYYPIQMYMTGAALYVSGLGAVSFEGVFMVLCQHAVALVKVHNLLVQHATSPQIPAERRLEYLRYLIITYRRVSKYLQEIKTIFRHISLVQFLLSLIVMGFVLFEISYGLEASIVILIRMIMYISASISQITIYCYHGQALTSACEEIPLAYYNCDWYGENKSFKNLILMMIMRTNKEFNMEVSWFTLMNLTTLISLLRASGSYFLLLQNLQED, from the exons ATGATTCTGGAAAATAAGGAAGAACTATACAAACGCAACTACAACTCCATCAAAGTCTTGTTTCGGGTATCTTACACGTTGGGTGTAAATTTAACCGCGCCTGATAAATTCAAGGATTCATTAAAAAT TATCCAAATTATTTTGATAGCAAGCAGCCTTCTCTCGCTCCTTGCCCACTGGTGGTATCTCAAGCGACATATTGACAGCATACCACTTATAGCTGAG ACCGTTTTCACTGCTTTGCAAATTGGCATGGCCGCCATTAAAATGatatatttcttcttcactCATCGTACCTTCTACCGTCTGCTGGATCAGACTTTAACACATGAAATAATACGCAAAATAGAAATACTTACTG ATTTTCCAATAGATCGGCAGTTGAAGCAAGAGATCGATGACATAATGACTCGAGTTTGGCGCAACACTCGAcgtctatttttattttatttttgttgttgtgttggtaTTATTGCCAATTACTTTTTTACCGCCTTCTTCGTGAATCTCTATCATCAACTGAAGCAAACACCCAATTATGAGTTCTTTCTGC CTGTTCCGGCACTGTACCCATTTTGGGAAAAGAAGGGCATGGCATTTCCCTACTATcctatacaaatgtatatgacCGGTGCTGCGCTCTATGTTTCAGGCCTAG GTGCGGTGAGCTTCGAAGGCGTCTTTATGGTGCTATGTCAGCATGCAGTTGCTTTAGTGAAGGTCCACAATTTGTTGGTGCAACACGCCACTTCGCCACAGATACCGGCTGAGAGGCGGCTAGAGTACCTGCGATATCTCATAATTACGTATCGCCGCGTAAGCAA GTATTTGCAagaaatcaaaacaattttcaGGCACATCAGTTTGGTACAGTTCTTGCTTAGCTTGATTGTAATGGGCTTTGTGTTATTCGAGATTAGTTATGGGTTG gaaGCCAGCATAGTTATCCTCATACGTATGATCATGTATATATCGGCTTCAATATCTCAAATCACTATATACTGCTATCATGGTCAGGCACTAACTAGCGCG tGCGAAGAAATCCCACTGGCTTATTACAATTGCGATTGGTATGGCGAGAACAAATCCTTCAAAAACCTCATACTAATGATGATTATGCGAACAAATAAAGAGTTTAATATGGAAGTATCATGGTTTACTCTAATGAACTTGACCACCTTGATTTCT ttgCTAAGAGCGAGTGGATCCTACTTTTTACTATTGCAAAATCTTCAAGaagattaa
- the LOC120778771 gene encoding odorant receptor 63a-like: MKSESVEEIFKRNYNSIKVLFGVSFSLGVNLTAPSKVKDALKLFNVIWVVTSLLSLYAHWSYFIRHIDNIPLLAETVCTALQTLISAVKMVYYLFTQRTFYRLLDQTLTHEIIRKIEIFEHDFPINRQLKQEIDGIMNGVWRSARRQILFYFCCCVGIVCNYFFGAFFVNLYHQLKQTPDYEHILPFPALYPIWEDKGMTFPYYPLQMYMSGSAVYIAGMCAVSFEGVFIVLCQHAVGLVKVHNLLVLRSASPLIPAERRIEYLRYTIITYQRINVFAQQIQTIFKHVSLSQFVLSLIVFGFVLFEMSFGLESSIVIVIRMIMYFAAGGTQIILYCYNGQQLTSVSEEIPLAFYNCNWYEESGKFKQLLRMMIMRTNRPFKLEVSSFTLMNLATLIALFRMSGSYFLLLRNIQEK, translated from the exons ATGAAGTCAGAAAGTGTGGAAGAAATATTTAAACGTAATTACAACTCAATTAAAGTGCTTTTCGGAGTATCCTTCAGTTTGGGTGTGAACTTGACAGCGCCTAGTAAAGTGAAAGATGCCTTGAAACT CTTCAATGTGATTTGGGTAGTGACCAGTCTTCTATCCTTATATGCCCACTGGAGTTATTTCATTCGTCATATTGACAACATACCACTTTTAGCTGAG ACCGTTTGCACCGCCTTGCAAACTCTCATTTCCGCTGTAAAAATGGTGTATTACCTCTTCACACAACGTACTTTCTATCGCCTTCTGGATCAGACTTTGACACATGAAATAATAcgcaaaatagaaatatttgaaCATG ACTTCCCTATAAATCGCCAGTTGAAGCAGGAGATCGATGGTATAATGAATGGAGTCTGGCGTAGTGCAAGGcgccaaatattattttatttctgttgTTGTGTGGGTATTGtttgtaattacttttttgGCGCCTTCTTCGTGAACCTCTATCACCAGCTGAAGCAAACACCCGATTATGAGCATATATTAC CGTTTCCTGCTCTGTATCCAATTTGGGAAGATAAAGGCATGACATTCCCCTATTATCCATTGCAAATGTATATGTCTGGCAGTGCTGTCTATATCGCTGGCATGT GTGCGGTGAGTTTCGAAGGCGTCTTCATCGTGCTATGTCAACATGCTGTAGGCTTGGTGAAGGTCCACAATTTGTTGGTGCTCCGATCCGCCTCACCATTGATACCGGCTGAGAGGCGGATTGAATATCTGCGTTATACCATAATTACTTATCAGCGAATAAATGT tttTGCGCAGCAGATCcaaacaattttcaagcacGTCAGCTTGTCACAATTCGTACTGAGCTTGATTGTATTTGGTTTTGTACTGTTCGAAATGAGTTTCGGTTTA GAGTCCAGCATAGTTATCGTTATTCGTATGATAATGTATTTTGCGGCAGGAGGAACTCAAATTATTCTCTATTGTTATAATGGTCAGCAGCTAACAAGCGtg AGCGAAGAGATTCCGTTAGCATTTTATAACTGTAATTGGTATGAGGAAAGCGGCAAGTTCAAACAACTGCTACGCATGATGATTATGAGGACTAATCGACCTTTTAAGTTGGAAGTGTCTTCGTTTACTCTCATGAATTTGGCCACCTTGATTGCG tTATTCAGAATGAGTGGTTCGTACTTTTTGTTATTGCGCAACATTCAAGAAAAATAA
- the LOC120777437 gene encoding odorant receptor 63a-like isoform X2, with protein MILENKEELYKRNYNSIKVLFRVSYTLGVNLTAPDKFKDSLKIIQIILIASSLLSLLAHWWYLKRHIDSIPLIAETVFTALQIGMAAIKMIYFFFTHRTFYRLLDQTLTHEIIRKIEILTDFPIDRQLKQEIDDIMTRVWRNTRRLFLFYFCCCVGIIANYFFTAFFVNLYHQLKQTPNYEFFLPVPALYPFWEKKGMAFPYYPIQMYMTGAALYVSGLGAVSFEGVFMVLCQHAVALVKVHNLLVQHATSPQIPAERRLEYLRYLIITYRRVSKYLQEIKTIFRHISLVQFLLSLIVMGFVLFEISYGLEASIVILIRMIMYISASISQITIYCYHGQALTSACEEIPLAYYNCDWYGENKSFKNLILMMIMRTNKEFNMEVSWFTLMNLTTLISNFYFYSC; from the exons ATGATTCTGGAAAATAAGGAAGAACTATACAAACGCAACTACAACTCCATCAAAGTCTTGTTTCGGGTATCTTACACGTTGGGTGTAAATTTAACCGCGCCTGATAAATTCAAGGATTCATTAAAAAT TATCCAAATTATTTTGATAGCAAGCAGCCTTCTCTCGCTCCTTGCCCACTGGTGGTATCTCAAGCGACATATTGACAGCATACCACTTATAGCTGAG ACCGTTTTCACTGCTTTGCAAATTGGCATGGCCGCCATTAAAATGatatatttcttcttcactCATCGTACCTTCTACCGTCTGCTGGATCAGACTTTAACACATGAAATAATACGCAAAATAGAAATACTTACTG ATTTTCCAATAGATCGGCAGTTGAAGCAAGAGATCGATGACATAATGACTCGAGTTTGGCGCAACACTCGAcgtctatttttattttatttttgttgttgtgttggtaTTATTGCCAATTACTTTTTTACCGCCTTCTTCGTGAATCTCTATCATCAACTGAAGCAAACACCCAATTATGAGTTCTTTCTGC CTGTTCCGGCACTGTACCCATTTTGGGAAAAGAAGGGCATGGCATTTCCCTACTATcctatacaaatgtatatgacCGGTGCTGCGCTCTATGTTTCAGGCCTAG GTGCGGTGAGCTTCGAAGGCGTCTTTATGGTGCTATGTCAGCATGCAGTTGCTTTAGTGAAGGTCCACAATTTGTTGGTGCAACACGCCACTTCGCCACAGATACCGGCTGAGAGGCGGCTAGAGTACCTGCGATATCTCATAATTACGTATCGCCGCGTAAGCAA GTATTTGCAagaaatcaaaacaattttcaGGCACATCAGTTTGGTACAGTTCTTGCTTAGCTTGATTGTAATGGGCTTTGTGTTATTCGAGATTAGTTATGGGTTG gaaGCCAGCATAGTTATCCTCATACGTATGATCATGTATATATCGGCTTCAATATCTCAAATCACTATATACTGCTATCATGGTCAGGCACTAACTAGCGCG tGCGAAGAAATCCCACTGGCTTATTACAATTGCGATTGGTATGGCGAGAACAAATCCTTCAAAAACCTCATACTAATGATGATTATGCGAACAAATAAAGAGTTTAATATGGAAGTATCATGGTTTACTCTAATGAACTTGACCACCTTGATTTCT aatttttatttttacagttgCTAA